From the genome of Gammaproteobacteria bacterium:
CTCGAGCTGTTGAACGACGTCCAGGCGGCGTTCCTGCCCGGGGAGCGCGGCTGATGTACGAGCTGCCCAGCACCACGCTCGCCTGCCCCTACTGTGGCGAGACCGTGTCCGTGGAAATGGATACCGCCGGGGAGGCCCAGGACTTCATCGAGGACTGCCCGGTCTGCTGTCGCGCCATCGAATTTACCGCC
Proteins encoded in this window:
- a CDS encoding CPXCG motif-containing cysteine-rich protein, giving the protein MYELPSTTLACPYCGETVSVEMDTAGEAQDFIEDCPVCCRAIEFTA